The Geodermatophilaceae bacterium NBWT11 genome has a segment encoding these proteins:
- a CDS encoding WYL domain-containing protein, which translates to MTGTSARLLTLLSLLQARRDWPGAILAARLDVTPRTVRRDVDRLRALGYPVQAFKGPDGGYRLDAGAELPPLLFDDDQAVALAVALQLAAVSGAGIEEAAARALTTVRQVLPARLRHRVDAVQVTAVPHGRDADVDPAVLVALTSAVRAREVLRMDHATPGAPEEWAPPRRVEPHHLVTRAGRWYLVAWDLDRADWRVFRADRITPRTPTGPRFVPRELPGGDVAGFVAARFKGSTGADQWPCRGVVELAVPAAEVAPFVGDGVVEAIAADRCRLTLGAWSWNGLAASIGRFDADVTVLGPPELAAAFRVLAARYAVAGG; encoded by the coding sequence ATGACCGGGACGTCGGCGCGACTGCTCACCCTGCTGTCCCTGCTGCAGGCGCGTCGCGACTGGCCCGGCGCCATCCTGGCCGCCCGGCTCGACGTCACGCCGCGGACGGTGCGCCGCGACGTCGACCGGCTGCGCGCGCTGGGCTACCCGGTGCAGGCGTTCAAGGGCCCGGACGGCGGCTACCGCCTGGACGCGGGCGCCGAGCTGCCGCCACTGCTCTTCGACGACGACCAGGCCGTCGCGCTCGCCGTCGCCCTGCAGCTGGCCGCGGTCAGCGGTGCCGGCATCGAGGAGGCGGCGGCCCGGGCGCTGACCACGGTGCGCCAGGTGCTCCCCGCCCGGCTGCGGCACCGGGTCGACGCGGTGCAGGTCACCGCCGTCCCGCACGGTCGGGACGCCGACGTCGACCCGGCCGTGCTGGTCGCGCTGACCTCCGCCGTCCGGGCGCGCGAGGTGCTGCGGATGGACCACGCGACCCCCGGCGCGCCCGAGGAGTGGGCGCCGCCGCGGCGGGTCGAGCCGCACCACCTGGTCACCCGGGCCGGCCGCTGGTACCTGGTCGCCTGGGACCTCGACCGCGCCGACTGGCGCGTCTTCCGGGCCGACCGGATCACCCCGCGCACCCCCACCGGCCCGCGCTTCGTGCCCCGCGAGCTGCCCGGCGGGGACGTCGCCGGGTTCGTCGCCGCCCGGTTCAAGGGCTCGACCGGAGCCGACCAGTGGCCGTGCCGGGGCGTGGTCGAGCTGGCGGTGCCGGCCGCCGAGGTCGCCCCGTTCGTCGGGGACGGCGTCGTCGAGGCGATCGCCGCGGACCGCTGCCGGCTCACCCTGGGCGCCTGGTCCTGGAACGGGCTGGCGGCGTCCATCGGGCGGTTCGACGCCGACGTCACGGTGCTCGGCCCGCCGGAGCTGGCGGCCGCCTTCCGGGTGCTGGCGGCCCGGTACGCGGTGGCCGGCGGCTGA
- a CDS encoding tripartite tricarboxylate transporter substrate binding protein, with the protein MSSTRPLIRRTLGAFALVTATTLTACSGGSAGGTEADAAAFPEAGSTLEWVVPSAAGGGNDILARIVAPALAEELGVTVQVVNREGGNQVIGLTELANADPDGTTFGYTNLPSILGRYLDPSQQASFDRESFTPFGSFASNDIVIAVPADSPVQTMEDFVEAAQDDPGAITAGTDSRAGDDHVNLSVLEQELDMDLNVVHYDSGSDKVAALVSGEVDMALGGVSSFFGPYQSGDIRLLAVVADEPNPFVEDVPTLTDAGFPGIDQMTSRFTLSVPAGTPEGIVTTLEAALEVATTDPEVMSALEDAATRPDFLDAQEAADLWAERETAVEPIIADLLVGQ; encoded by the coding sequence ATGAGCAGCACCCGCCCCCTGATCCGCCGGACCCTGGGCGCGTTCGCCCTGGTCACCGCCACCACCCTGACCGCCTGCTCGGGCGGGTCCGCCGGGGGGACCGAGGCCGACGCCGCGGCCTTCCCGGAGGCCGGGTCGACGCTGGAGTGGGTGGTCCCCTCGGCCGCCGGCGGTGGCAACGACATCCTGGCCCGGATCGTCGCCCCGGCCCTGGCCGAGGAGCTGGGCGTGACCGTGCAGGTGGTCAACCGCGAGGGCGGCAACCAGGTCATCGGTCTAACCGAGCTGGCCAACGCCGACCCCGACGGCACGACGTTCGGCTACACCAACCTGCCCTCGATCCTGGGCCGGTACCTCGACCCCAGCCAGCAGGCGAGCTTCGACCGGGAGAGCTTCACCCCGTTCGGCTCGTTCGCCAGCAATGACATCGTCATCGCCGTCCCCGCCGACAGCCCGGTGCAGACGATGGAGGACTTCGTGGAGGCCGCGCAGGACGACCCCGGCGCGATCACCGCCGGCACCGACTCCCGGGCCGGCGACGACCACGTCAACCTGTCGGTCCTGGAGCAGGAGCTCGACATGGACCTCAACGTCGTGCACTACGACTCCGGCTCGGACAAGGTCGCCGCGCTGGTCTCCGGCGAGGTGGACATGGCCCTGGGCGGTGTCTCGAGCTTCTTCGGCCCCTACCAGTCCGGGGACATCCGGCTGCTGGCCGTCGTCGCCGACGAGCCCAACCCCTTCGTCGAGGACGTCCCCACGCTCACCGACGCCGGCTTCCCCGGCATCGACCAGATGACCAGCCGGTTCACGCTGTCGGTCCCGGCCGGCACCCCCGAGGGGATCGTCACGACGCTGGAGGCCGCCCTCGAGGTGGCGACCACCGACCCGGAGGTCATGAGCGCCCTGGAGGACGCCGCCACCCGGCCGGACTTCCTCGACGCCCAGGAGGCCGCCGACCTGTGGGCCGAGCGCGAGACCGCCGTGGAGCCGATCATCGCCGACCTCCTCGTCGGCCAGTGA
- a CDS encoding tripartite tricarboxylate transporter permease: MLVGVLPGFGPAAAVSLLIPVTFGLDATTAIITLAAILYGAAYGGTTTAVLLRIPGEASSVATTLDGYAMAKRGRAGPALVIAALASFVGGMVGVVGFVLVAPFSRLALEFGAPELTLVAVLGMALITAFAGSSPGKALVSVGLGVLVASVGIDQGQGLQRFTFGLPELFAGIGLVPVVMGAFGLSEILSQVARANGAPVAPLEVGRLMPTRTDLRRSAAPFARGSVIGFFMGLLPGSPGAATSLASYALEKKVSRRRGEFGRGAVEGVAGPEAANNSLAISSMIPLFTLGIPTSATVAIMAGAFTINGLVPGPLLFRDNPDVAWGIIASLIVGNVILLVLNIPLARVWVSLLRIPFPYLMGLIMVFLVLGTYSINGTTFDVFVMVAAGALGYVMSLAAVPLTPFVLALILVPMIEDNFQRALALSRGDYAVFTDGPISSTLLGLIALAVLATAARPLVSRALARVLARRVDRSQGEPPAGPAAPSGDDDGPVPPAPTAPATHDPAPAAVVDPTRTDTRTDTDTRTATRTTTKESIR; encoded by the coding sequence ATGCTCGTGGGCGTCCTGCCCGGCTTCGGCCCGGCCGCGGCGGTCTCGCTGCTCATCCCGGTCACGTTCGGCCTGGACGCCACCACCGCGATCATCACGCTCGCCGCGATCCTCTACGGCGCCGCGTACGGCGGGACGACGACGGCGGTGCTGCTGCGCATCCCGGGTGAGGCCTCCTCGGTGGCCACCACCCTGGACGGCTACGCGATGGCCAAGCGCGGCCGCGCCGGCCCCGCTCTCGTCATCGCCGCGCTGGCCTCCTTCGTCGGCGGCATGGTCGGGGTGGTCGGCTTCGTCCTGGTCGCCCCGTTCAGCCGGCTGGCGCTGGAGTTCGGTGCCCCCGAGCTGACCCTGGTCGCCGTGCTCGGGATGGCCCTGATCACCGCCTTCGCCGGCTCCAGCCCGGGCAAGGCGCTGGTCAGCGTGGGCCTCGGCGTCCTGGTGGCCAGCGTCGGCATCGACCAGGGCCAGGGCCTGCAGCGCTTCACCTTCGGCCTGCCCGAGCTGTTCGCCGGCATCGGCCTCGTCCCGGTCGTGATGGGCGCCTTCGGGCTCAGCGAGATCCTGTCCCAGGTCGCCCGGGCCAACGGCGCCCCGGTCGCACCCTTGGAGGTCGGTCGGCTGATGCCCACGAGGACCGACCTGCGCCGATCGGCGGCCCCGTTCGCCCGCGGCTCGGTCATCGGGTTCTTCATGGGCCTGCTCCCCGGCTCGCCCGGAGCGGCCACCTCGCTGGCCTCCTACGCGCTGGAGAAGAAGGTCTCCCGCCGGCGTGGGGAGTTCGGCCGCGGTGCCGTGGAGGGCGTCGCCGGACCCGAGGCGGCCAACAACTCCCTGGCCATCTCCTCGATGATCCCGCTGTTCACCCTGGGCATCCCGACCAGCGCCACGGTCGCGATCATGGCCGGGGCGTTCACCATCAACGGCCTGGTCCCCGGCCCGCTGCTGTTCCGGGACAACCCCGACGTGGCCTGGGGCATCATCGCCAGCCTCATCGTCGGCAACGTCATCCTGCTGGTGCTGAACATCCCGCTGGCCCGGGTCTGGGTGTCGCTGCTGCGCATCCCCTTCCCGTACCTGATGGGGCTGATCATGGTGTTCCTCGTCCTGGGCACCTACAGCATCAACGGGACCACGTTCGACGTCTTCGTGATGGTCGCCGCCGGCGCCCTGGGCTACGTGATGAGCCTGGCCGCGGTGCCGCTCACCCCGTTCGTGCTCGCGCTGATCCTCGTGCCGATGATCGAGGACAACTTCCAGCGGGCGCTGGCGCTGTCCCGCGGTGACTACGCCGTCTTCACCGACGGCCCGATCAGCAGCACCCTGCTCGGCCTCATCGCCCTCGCCGTGCTCGCCACCGCGGCCCGCCCGCTGGTCTCCCGGGCCCTCGCCCGGGTGCTGGCCCGCCGCGTCGACCGCAGCCAGGGCGAGCCGCCGGCCGGCCCCGCGGCCCCCAGCGGGGACGACGACGGACCGGTCCCGCCGGCCCCGACCGCTCCCGCCACCCACGACCCGGCACCCGCCGCGGTCGTCGACCCCACCCGCACAGACACCCGCACAGACACCGACACCCGCACGGCCACCCGCACGACGACGAAGGAGTCGATCCGATGA
- a CDS encoding DUF3618 domain-containing protein: protein MTSSSDPDVIRQQIEETRAGLSYDVDALNEKVNPARVVDRRVTKTKDAVDGLRNRVMGGSDDGPGRVSQAAHGATDAVTGAPDAALGKTQGNPLAAGLIAFGVGWLVSSLLPTTQKEKELAAQAESAGQPLLERAKQAAQEVGENLKPAAQDAVESLKGTAQDAVGTVKQEGQSAASDVQGQAQQSREAVQGSQG from the coding sequence ATGACCAGCAGCAGTGACCCCGACGTCATCCGTCAGCAGATCGAGGAGACCCGCGCGGGCCTCTCCTACGACGTGGACGCCCTCAACGAGAAGGTCAACCCCGCCCGGGTCGTCGACCGTCGCGTGACCAAGACCAAGGACGCCGTGGACGGCCTCCGCAACCGCGTGATGGGCGGGAGCGACGACGGTCCCGGCCGCGTCTCCCAGGCCGCGCACGGTGCCACCGACGCGGTGACCGGCGCCCCGGACGCCGCGCTGGGCAAGACCCAGGGCAACCCGCTCGCCGCCGGCCTCATCGCCTTCGGCGTCGGCTGGCTCGTCTCCTCACTGCTCCCCACCACGCAGAAGGAGAAGGAGCTCGCCGCCCAGGCCGAGTCCGCCGGCCAGCCGCTGCTCGAGCGGGCCAAGCAGGCCGCCCAGGAGGTCGGGGAGAACCTGAAGCCGGCCGCCCAGGACGCCGTCGAGTCCCTGAAGGGGACCGCGCAGGACGCCGTCGGCACCGTGAAGCAGGAGGGCCAGTCGGCCGCCTCGGACGTGCAGGGCCAGGCCCAGCAGTCCCGCGAGGCCGTGCAGGGCTCGCAGGGCTGA
- a CDS encoding ANTAR domain-containing protein: protein MTRPAPVHDGLAEPTAFDDSTILGALHDLLVAAAQGAPGVLSCVLTLVSPQGEVAVSSADPLGRAARLTDDDLGAGPGLQCARDGDVVLVGDTAAQGPWGAAAERSGVRSSSSYPLAVDAGTRGAVTFLCAEPRTPVDPVHAAHTAGRVAGLLTAAARLAEHDDQIAQLGRALESRTVIGQAAGLLMAQTRCRSDTAMDALKRQSQHANRKVRDIAVELVQAHEDAVSRAVAAAAPAPAELTPAASPAVEAVPPAEAQDETARTPARPREAARTAPVDPGVLVLHRGGPHAGRVRRVPAEMSRQALVYERDLAVYRPEVPPRLLPTPEGPAQVWVCT from the coding sequence ATGACCCGCCCGGCACCCGTCCACGACGGGCTCGCTGAACCGACGGCGTTCGACGACAGCACGATCCTCGGGGCGCTGCACGACCTGCTCGTGGCCGCCGCCCAGGGGGCTCCCGGCGTCCTGAGCTGTGTGCTGACCCTGGTCAGCCCGCAGGGTGAGGTCGCCGTGTCCTCCGCCGACCCGCTCGGCCGGGCCGCCCGGCTCACCGACGACGACCTCGGGGCGGGCCCCGGCCTGCAGTGCGCCCGGGACGGCGACGTGGTGTTGGTCGGCGACACCGCCGCGCAGGGCCCCTGGGGCGCCGCCGCGGAGCGGTCCGGCGTCCGGTCCAGCTCCTCGTACCCGCTGGCCGTGGACGCCGGCACCCGGGGCGCGGTCACCTTCCTCTGCGCCGAGCCCCGCACCCCGGTCGACCCGGTGCACGCCGCGCACACCGCGGGGCGGGTGGCCGGGCTGCTGACCGCCGCCGCCCGGCTCGCCGAGCACGACGACCAGATCGCCCAGCTCGGCCGGGCGCTGGAGAGCCGGACGGTGATCGGCCAGGCCGCCGGCCTGCTCATGGCCCAGACCCGGTGCCGGTCCGACACCGCCATGGACGCGCTCAAGCGGCAGAGCCAGCACGCCAACCGCAAGGTGCGCGACATCGCCGTGGAGCTCGTGCAGGCCCACGAGGACGCCGTCAGCAGGGCGGTCGCCGCGGCGGCTCCCGCGCCGGCCGAGCTGACGCCGGCGGCCTCCCCGGCGGTGGAGGCCGTGCCGCCGGCGGAGGCCCAGGACGAGACCGCGCGCACGCCGGCCCGGCCCCGGGAGGCCGCCCGCACGGCGCCCGTCGACCCCGGCGTCCTCGTGCTGCACCGCGGCGGCCCGCACGCCGGGCGGGTCCGCCGGGTGCCGGCCGAGATGTCCCGACAGGCCCTGGTCTACGAGCGCGACCTGGCCGTCTACCGCCCCGAGGTGCCGCCCCGGCTCCTGCCCACCCCCGAGGGCCCGGCCCAGGTGTGGGTCTGCACCTGA
- a CDS encoding TSUP family transporter, translating into MLPLDLVPADLSGLALLLLLVAAFAAGWVDAVVGGGGLIQLPVLLLVGGMSPLQALGTNKLASVFGTLTSATTYFRRARPAVRTALPMAAGAFVLALAGASVASRLPAEVIKPVIVLALVAVAVVTAARPSLGDLARTRRAAGSHYLLAMVLAVVIGFYDGVLGPGTGTFLVIGLIALLGYDFLHASATAKIVNAATNLGALAFFLPTGAVLVGLGVVLGLANVAGAYLGSRMAIAKGNRFIRVVFLVVATALIVRLGVDVVRDLA; encoded by the coding sequence GTGCTCCCCCTCGACCTCGTCCCGGCCGACCTCTCCGGGCTCGCCCTCCTGCTCCTCCTGGTCGCGGCGTTCGCCGCGGGCTGGGTCGACGCCGTGGTGGGCGGCGGTGGGCTGATCCAGCTGCCGGTCCTGCTCCTGGTCGGCGGGATGAGCCCGCTGCAGGCGCTGGGCACCAACAAGCTGGCGTCGGTCTTCGGCACGCTGACCAGCGCCACCACCTACTTCCGGCGGGCCCGACCGGCGGTGCGGACGGCGCTGCCGATGGCCGCCGGGGCGTTCGTGCTGGCCCTCGCCGGCGCCTCGGTCGCCTCCCGGCTGCCCGCCGAGGTGATCAAGCCGGTCATCGTGCTGGCCCTCGTCGCGGTCGCGGTGGTCACCGCGGCGCGGCCCTCCCTCGGTGACCTGGCCCGGACCCGGCGGGCCGCCGGCAGCCACTACCTGCTGGCGATGGTGCTGGCCGTCGTCATCGGCTTCTACGACGGCGTGCTGGGCCCGGGCACCGGCACCTTCCTGGTCATCGGCCTCATCGCCCTGCTGGGCTACGACTTCCTGCACGCCAGCGCGACCGCGAAGATCGTCAACGCCGCGACCAACCTGGGTGCGCTGGCCTTCTTCCTGCCCACCGGCGCGGTGCTCGTCGGGCTCGGCGTCGTCCTCGGGCTGGCCAACGTGGCCGGCGCCTACCTGGGCTCACGGATGGCCATCGCGAAGGGCAACCGGTTCATCCGGGTCGTGTTCCTCGTCGTCGCCACCGCGCTGATCGTGCGGCTGGGCGTCGACGTCGTCCGCGACCTGGCCTGA
- a CDS encoding YbfB/YjiJ family MFS transporter: protein MRSVKRSFQSSATVVLGTGLVAATYGLVRYAYGLSVPAAQRDLGLSTAAAGAVSGATSVAYCVAAVLAFWACERWPRAVVTAAGAVAATGALGAGLATGPTAFATAVVLGSAGAGAASPGLVVLVRRAVAAPRRDAAQSLVNAGTGPGLVAAGVIAVVAGSQWQRGWVVAAAVTAGLTVALLVGTRGLAGDDAPPTGLDLSRAWARPLLAAVLLGTGSAAVWTWGRAVLEDGGLSPTRAVGAWIALGLGATLAAIATPRLLRHGVSLAWAACVLATAVATVLLAVGPLPWLAAALFGLGHTAATTVLIAWAGRVTRTPGPAVAAFFVALLAGQAVGAPLAGALLPHGAPLAFGVAAAVTALAALPRPTTGGERPSREDGRGDPGQPRVARLPCSRSSTASASVSTVSTSAARTTTTPSASPTTRSPGVTTTPPIATATSSRPGPCL, encoded by the coding sequence GTGCGTTCTGTGAAACGATCGTTTCAGTCATCCGCCACCGTGGTCCTCGGCACCGGGCTCGTCGCCGCCACCTACGGCCTGGTCCGCTACGCCTACGGGCTGTCGGTGCCGGCCGCCCAGCGCGACCTCGGGCTGTCCACCGCCGCCGCCGGGGCGGTGTCCGGGGCGACGTCGGTGGCCTACTGCGTCGCCGCCGTGCTGGCGTTCTGGGCGTGCGAGCGGTGGCCGCGCGCGGTGGTCACCGCCGCCGGGGCGGTCGCGGCCACCGGGGCCCTGGGCGCGGGCCTCGCCACCGGCCCGACGGCGTTCGCCACCGCCGTCGTCCTCGGCAGCGCCGGGGCCGGGGCGGCCTCGCCGGGCCTGGTGGTGCTGGTCCGCCGGGCGGTGGCCGCACCCCGTCGGGACGCCGCCCAGTCGCTGGTGAACGCCGGCACCGGTCCGGGCCTGGTCGCCGCCGGCGTGATCGCGGTGGTGGCCGGGTCGCAGTGGCAGCGGGGCTGGGTGGTGGCCGCCGCGGTCACCGCCGGCCTCACCGTCGCGCTGTTGGTCGGCACCCGCGGCCTGGCCGGGGACGACGCCCCGCCCACCGGGCTCGACCTCTCCCGCGCGTGGGCCCGCCCGCTGCTCGCCGCCGTCCTGCTGGGCACCGGCAGCGCCGCGGTCTGGACCTGGGGCCGGGCGGTGCTCGAGGACGGCGGGCTCTCCCCGACCCGGGCCGTCGGCGCCTGGATCGCCCTGGGCCTGGGGGCGACCCTGGCCGCCATCGCCACCCCGCGCCTGCTCCGCCACGGGGTGTCCCTCGCCTGGGCCGCGTGCGTGCTGGCCACCGCGGTGGCCACCGTCCTGCTGGCGGTCGGCCCGCTCCCCTGGCTCGCTGCGGCGCTCTTCGGGCTGGGGCACACCGCGGCGACCACGGTGCTCATCGCCTGGGCCGGCCGGGTCACCCGCACCCCCGGCCCGGCGGTCGCGGCCTTCTTCGTCGCCCTGCTGGCCGGCCAGGCGGTCGGGGCCCCCCTGGCCGGCGCCCTGCTCCCGCACGGCGCCCCCCTGGCCTTCGGCGTCGCCGCCGCCGTGACCGCCCTCGCCGCCCTCCCCCGCCCCACGACCGGCGGGGAGCGCCCCTCCCGTGAGGACGGGAGAGGCGATCCTGGTCAGCCCCGGGTGGCGCGCTTGCCCTGCTCGCGCTCCAGCACCGCCTCGGCGTCGGTGAGCACGGTCTCGACGTCGGCGGCCCGGACGACGACGACGCCGTCGGCGTCGCCGACCACGAGGTCGCCGGGGGTCACGACGACCCCGCCGATCGCGACCGCGACGTCGAGCCGGCCGGGGCCGTGCTTGTAG
- a CDS encoding TetR/AcrR family transcriptional regulator codes for MTETIVSQNARYSPLVTARPDARTRLLAAADELFAAEGFTGTPVDAVLRRAEVAPATLYAHFGTKAGLLEAVLTDRLAAWDATWARAVSAARDDRARLLAVFDAVEAFRAGATPARWCAFLDAAAGTPTGDPTAEAALAQDTALLRRRLTELAGPVAGDRAAELGEHLVLVVTGMLAMQLREDADDARCQGRRTAELLVDALAPAVPSRRVSTSSRPG; via the coding sequence ATGACTGAAACGATCGTTTCACAGAACGCACGTTACAGTCCGCTCGTGACCGCGCGACCCGACGCCCGCACCCGGCTGCTGGCCGCGGCCGACGAGCTCTTCGCCGCCGAGGGGTTCACCGGCACCCCGGTGGACGCCGTCCTGCGGCGTGCCGAGGTCGCCCCGGCCACCCTGTACGCGCACTTCGGGACCAAGGCGGGCCTGCTCGAGGCGGTGCTCACCGACCGGCTGGCCGCCTGGGACGCCACGTGGGCCCGGGCCGTCTCCGCGGCCCGTGACGACCGGGCGCGGCTGCTGGCCGTGTTCGACGCGGTCGAGGCCTTCCGTGCCGGCGCGACGCCGGCGCGGTGGTGCGCGTTCCTGGACGCCGCCGCCGGCACCCCGACCGGCGACCCCACGGCGGAGGCCGCGCTGGCGCAGGACACGGCGCTGCTCCGCCGTCGGCTCACCGAGCTCGCCGGCCCGGTGGCCGGGGACCGGGCCGCCGAGCTGGGGGAGCACCTGGTCCTGGTCGTCACCGGGATGCTGGCGATGCAGCTGCGCGAGGACGCCGACGACGCCCGGTGTCAGGGGCGACGCACCGCCGAGCTGCTCGTGGACGCCCTCGCCCCCGCTGTTCCGAGCCGGCGCGTTTCCACCTCGTCCCGGCCCGGGTAG
- a CDS encoding GAF and ANTAR domain-containing protein, with amino-acid sequence MDTPAADPTRRPVELGDVRLAAESMQSLLHRVADLAVATVPGVAEASVTVMERTRAHTVAGSGLLAYELDEAQYGLNYGPCLFAATSGQPVLIRDLATETRWPEFCRLASRQGAVSTCSVPILIVHELQAGLNVYSTDQPLDEESRAAALDLAGVVAVTISNMHALERANRTVGELQEAIASRAVIEQAKGVLMVQLGLSADEAFTQLSRRSQNTNRKLRDIAVEVVDGVLRGS; translated from the coding sequence GTGGACACCCCAGCAGCAGACCCGACCCGCCGACCGGTGGAGCTGGGCGACGTGCGCCTGGCGGCCGAGTCGATGCAGTCCCTGCTGCACCGGGTGGCCGACCTCGCCGTCGCCACCGTGCCCGGGGTGGCCGAGGCGTCGGTGACGGTCATGGAGCGCACCCGGGCGCACACCGTGGCCGGCAGCGGGCTGCTGGCCTACGAGCTGGACGAGGCCCAGTACGGCCTCAACTACGGCCCGTGCCTGTTCGCGGCCACCAGCGGGCAGCCGGTGCTCATCCGCGACCTCGCGACCGAGACCCGGTGGCCGGAGTTCTGCCGGCTGGCCTCCCGGCAGGGGGCGGTGAGCACCTGCTCGGTGCCGATCCTGATCGTGCACGAGCTGCAGGCCGGGCTGAACGTCTACAGCACCGACCAGCCCCTCGACGAGGAGTCCCGGGCCGCCGCGCTGGACCTCGCCGGCGTCGTCGCGGTGACCATCAGCAACATGCACGCCCTCGAGCGGGCGAACCGGACGGTCGGCGAGCTGCAGGAGGCCATCGCCTCCCGGGCGGTCATCGAGCAGGCCAAGGGCGTGCTCATGGTCCAGCTGGGGCTCTCGGCCGACGAGGCGTTCACGCAGTTGTCCCGGCGGTCGCAGAACACCAACCGCAAGCTCCGGGACATCGCGGTGGAGGTCGTCGACGGGGTCCTGCGGGGCAGCTGA
- a CDS encoding phage holin family protein encodes MSTPYQPPAGPAGQPTTADGHPDVEGTSVGQLLGEVSKDLSTLMRQELELAKAEVKAEATKAGKGVGMLAGAGYAGHLTVLFLSLALWAALASAIPAGWAALIVAVVWGAVAAVLALSGRKQLKTVNPKPERTVETLSRVPDAVRPS; translated from the coding sequence GTGAGCACCCCCTACCAGCCGCCCGCGGGCCCCGCGGGCCAGCCGACGACCGCCGACGGGCACCCCGACGTCGAGGGCACCTCGGTCGGCCAACTGCTCGGTGAGGTCAGCAAGGACCTCTCCACGCTCATGCGCCAGGAGCTCGAGCTGGCCAAGGCCGAGGTCAAGGCCGAGGCGACCAAGGCCGGCAAGGGCGTCGGCATGCTCGCCGGCGCCGGTTACGCCGGTCACCTGACCGTGCTCTTCCTCAGCCTCGCGCTGTGGGCCGCCCTGGCCAGTGCGATCCCCGCCGGCTGGGCCGCGCTGATCGTCGCCGTCGTCTGGGGCGCGGTGGCCGCCGTCCTCGCCCTGAGCGGCCGCAAGCAGCTCAAGACCGTCAACCCCAAGCCCGAGCGGACGGTGGAGACCCTGTCGCGGGTGCCCGACGCCGTGCGTCCCTCCTGA
- a CDS encoding methyltransferase, producing the protein MTVVSRPDTTDLVSRAALLPTANIGDAQERFGVPRGITPVWSGARVAGRAFTVQTRAGDNLFVHRALELASPGDVLVVDGGGDTSRALIGDLIGLKAQRAGIAGFVVDGAVRDADALAELGLPVFARAVTPAGPYKHGPGRLDVAVAIGGVVVTPGDLVVGDADGVVVVRAADVETVLTDAEAVLEREQGKRATRG; encoded by the coding sequence ATGACCGTCGTCTCCCGACCCGACACCACCGACCTCGTCTCCCGCGCCGCGCTGCTCCCGACGGCGAACATCGGCGACGCCCAGGAGCGCTTCGGCGTCCCCCGGGGTATCACCCCGGTCTGGTCCGGCGCCCGGGTCGCCGGCCGGGCGTTCACGGTGCAGACCAGGGCCGGGGACAACCTGTTCGTCCACCGGGCCCTGGAGCTCGCCAGCCCCGGTGACGTGCTGGTCGTCGACGGGGGAGGGGACACCTCCCGCGCGTTGATCGGCGACCTCATCGGTCTCAAGGCCCAGCGCGCCGGCATCGCCGGGTTCGTCGTCGACGGCGCCGTGCGGGACGCCGATGCGCTGGCCGAGCTGGGCCTGCCGGTCTTCGCCCGCGCGGTCACCCCGGCCGGTCCCTACAAGCACGGCCCCGGCCGGCTCGACGTCGCGGTCGCGATCGGCGGGGTCGTCGTGACCCCCGGCGACCTCGTGGTCGGCGACGCCGACGGCGTCGTCGTCGTCCGGGCCGCCGACGTCGAGACCGTGCTCACCGACGCCGAGGCGGTGCTGGAGCGCGAGCAGGGCAAGCGCGCCACCCGGGGCTGA
- a CDS encoding VOC family protein codes for MAVTTTTHLNFRGQARAALDLYAAVFGGEVQAFTFAQGGDERDTADGAAADQLKWGGVQSPAGFSVMAFDVPPGRAYDQGTDAVYVSVRGDDAAEVTRFFEGLAEGGTVRAALGPAGFSPLYGMVTDRFGVTWVLDVVAPYAG; via the coding sequence ATGGCCGTCACCACCACCACCCACCTGAACTTCCGCGGTCAGGCCCGCGCGGCGCTCGACCTGTACGCCGCGGTGTTCGGCGGAGAGGTCCAGGCCTTCACCTTCGCCCAGGGCGGCGACGAGCGGGACACCGCCGACGGCGCGGCCGCCGACCAGCTGAAGTGGGGCGGCGTGCAGTCCCCCGCCGGGTTCTCGGTCATGGCCTTCGACGTGCCCCCGGGCAGGGCCTACGACCAGGGCACCGACGCCGTCTACGTGTCCGTCCGTGGAGACGACGCCGCGGAGGTCACCCGGTTCTTCGAGGGGCTGGCCGAGGGCGGCACCGTACGCGCGGCTCTCGGCCCGGCCGGGTTCTCCCCGCTGTACGGCATGGTCACCGACCGCTTCGGCGTGACGTGGGTGCTCGACGTCGTCGCCCCGTACGCCGGCTGA